The proteins below come from a single Chryseobacterium bernardetii genomic window:
- a CDS encoding SDR family NAD(P)-dependent oxidoreductase — protein MKLMEDKVVLITGAAQGIGFATAKAFAEAGGLVALADYDEDLVNQAADQLIAAGHKALAIVCDVSDDTQVKAMVDKTVATFGRLDAAYNNAGIQNVLADAADQTMEDFDRVTGVNFRGVWSCMKYELQQMRKQGSGAIVNCSSIGGILGGAQRGTYHGAKHGVIGLTKSAALEYAPQGIRINSICPGLIHTPMADKMVEGGQRDALDAMLAAVPVGRLGRPEEIANAVVFLCSDAASLIVGHTLVVDGGYSIQ, from the coding sequence ATGAAACTGATGGAAGACAAAGTTGTTCTTATTACGGGAGCGGCACAGGGTATAGGATTTGCCACTGCAAAAGCATTCGCAGAGGCAGGGGGATTAGTAGCATTGGCTGATTATGATGAGGATTTGGTCAACCAAGCGGCAGACCAGTTAATTGCAGCCGGACATAAAGCACTCGCTATCGTCTGTGATGTTTCGGATGACACGCAAGTAAAGGCGATGGTCGATAAAACAGTGGCAACATTCGGAAGACTGGATGCAGCCTATAACAATGCAGGTATCCAAAATGTACTGGCAGATGCAGCAGACCAGACGATGGAAGATTTTGACCGGGTTACGGGCGTAAATTTCCGTGGCGTGTGGAGCTGTATGAAATACGAATTGCAGCAGATGCGTAAGCAGGGAAGCGGAGCAATTGTAAACTGTTCATCCATCGGCGGCATTTTAGGTGGTGCGCAAAGGGGAACCTACCACGGAGCGAAACACGGTGTAATCGGGCTTACCAAAAGTGCAGCATTGGAATATGCTCCACAGGGAATACGCATCAATTCCATTTGTCCCGGTCTTATCCATACCCCGATGGCGGACAAAATGGTGGAAGGGGGCCAGCGGGATGCACTGGATGCGATGTTGGCAGCCGTACCTGTCGGTCGTCTCGGTCGTCCCGAAGAAATAGCCAATGCCGTGGTATTCCTGTGCAGTGATGCGGCAAGCCTTATCGTAGGTCATACGTTGGTGGTAGACGGCGGTTACAGCATCCAGTAA
- the mobA gene encoding conjugal transfer protein MobA, which translates to MATTIHRGGRKPKIEKAIHRYAFRLTDAENARFLALLDQSGLDNKAKFIVSLLFERKINSVVLDKGAMDYCTKLTQFFSQFRAIGVNYNQIVKILHTNFGDKKTVFYIGKLEALTIELATICREILILSKKFETEHLAKKQHL; encoded by the coding sequence ATGGCTACAACAATTCATAGAGGAGGTCGAAAACCTAAAATAGAAAAAGCTATACATCGTTATGCTTTCCGCCTTACGGATGCAGAAAACGCGAGATTTTTAGCATTATTGGATCAATCAGGGCTTGACAATAAAGCTAAATTTATTGTATCCCTATTGTTTGAAAGGAAGATAAATTCAGTTGTCCTAGATAAAGGAGCTATGGATTACTGCACGAAATTAACGCAGTTTTTTAGCCAATTCAGGGCAATCGGGGTAAACTATAACCAGATCGTAAAGATCCTGCACACAAATTTCGGTGATAAAAAAACAGTCTTTTATATAGGAAAACTTGAAGCACTGACCATAGAACTAGCTACGATCTGCCGGGAAATTTTGATCTTAAGCAAAAAATTTGAAACCGAACACCTTGCTAAAAAACAACATTTATGA
- a CDS encoding DUF3408 domain-containing protein, with product MAIKKDRKEFEKPIIDEEYLMSIMSGDEPLPAADPEKSTDKDIMPTAKVEKSRPRSGKKMDYEDLFLVNRFPTGRSGKVVYIRSEYHERLLRIVQLTREDKITLYSYIDNILENHFREYGDEITDYFNKKFKPIL from the coding sequence ATGGCAATAAAGAAAGATCGTAAAGAATTTGAGAAACCCATCATAGATGAGGAGTACCTGATGAGCATTATGAGTGGCGATGAGCCTTTGCCAGCGGCAGATCCGGAGAAAAGCACCGATAAAGATATAATGCCCACGGCTAAAGTTGAGAAGTCCAGACCAAGATCCGGTAAAAAAATGGATTACGAAGATTTGTTCCTTGTCAACCGTTTTCCAACCGGCAGGAGTGGAAAGGTTGTCTATATACGGTCTGAATATCACGAACGGCTCCTGCGCATAGTTCAGTTGACCCGTGAGGACAAAATCACTCTGTATTCCTATATAGATAATATACTGGAAAATCATTTTAGAGAATATGGTGATGAGATTACCGATTATTTCAATAAAAAATTTAAACCCATTTTATAA
- a CDS encoding DUF6282 family protein: MERRRFFKVAAMGGGSIMVSGLAPVESLANLSNSTLDNQPDEAPTQRTSLLKGVCDIHIHASPDSKPRLIDELSFARDAHKAGYRSIMYKSNDFSCHDRVYLIRQELPDFEVFGSLVMNRVHGDKVNVRAAEKAVETTGNYCRCIWMPTGDAQYPLKRANSKEKAIPVLGSDGKVLPEVVRVMEVCGEADIMFATGHSSPEEALVLARKAHEVGVKKFVVTHANSGIWTMTKDQINRSIDLGAFIEYCYITNLWGPGTGLPDFTRVSDEEFLSFARINPQRSFITSDLGQVGMPHPIDGMNTCIRALQTGGVPEKDIDLLLRRNPAMLVGLTD; this comes from the coding sequence ATGGAACGCAGACGTTTTTTTAAAGTAGCAGCTATGGGCGGAGGTTCAATAATGGTTTCAGGATTAGCCCCTGTAGAGAGCTTAGCTAATTTATCAAATAGCACATTGGACAATCAACCCGATGAAGCACCTACACAAAGGACTTCGTTGCTGAAAGGTGTCTGCGATATACATATCCATGCCTCACCCGACAGCAAGCCACGGCTGATAGATGAACTTAGCTTTGCCCGTGATGCACATAAGGCGGGTTATCGTTCGATTATGTACAAGAGCAATGATTTCAGTTGCCATGACCGTGTGTACCTCATCCGTCAGGAACTGCCCGACTTTGAGGTATTCGGCAGCTTGGTGATGAACCGTGTACACGGCGATAAGGTCAATGTAAGGGCTGCCGAAAAGGCAGTGGAAACGACAGGCAATTACTGCCGTTGTATATGGATGCCCACGGGCGATGCCCAGTACCCGCTCAAACGGGCGAACAGCAAAGAGAAAGCTATTCCTGTATTGGGCAGTGATGGAAAGGTATTACCCGAGGTGGTACGGGTAATGGAAGTATGTGGCGAGGCGGACATCATGTTTGCCACAGGTCATTCATCGCCCGAAGAGGCACTCGTACTGGCTCGCAAAGCCCATGAGGTAGGCGTAAAGAAATTCGTTGTCACCCATGCCAATAGCGGCATTTGGACGATGACAAAAGATCAAATAAATCGAAGCATTGATCTAGGTGCATTCATTGAATACTGTTACATCACCAACCTTTGGGGACCAGGAACCGGACTGCCGGATTTCACACGTGTGAGCGATGAGGAATTTTTATCCTTTGCCCGCATCAATCCGCAGCGCAGTTTTATCACGAGCGATTTGGGGCAGGTAGGTATGCCCCATCCGATTGACGGGATGAACACGTGTATCCGTGCCTTGCAGACAGGTGGTGTTCCGGAAAAAGATATTGATTTGTTGCTTCGTCGCAATCCGGCGATGCTGGTGGGTTTGACAGACTAA
- a CDS encoding DoxX family protein, protein MNTILWIIQGLLSLFFIMPGFGKITGSKEKHVADGHLKSESSIIPIRILGVLEWLGCIGIIIPWLIDFAPILTPMSATGFCLIMIAGMVVHTKKQEYKMLPMLIVVFILSAIVAYFRFTV, encoded by the coding sequence ATGAATACAATTTTGTGGATAATACAGGGACTTCTATCTCTATTTTTTATAATGCCGGGCTTTGGAAAAATTACCGGAAGTAAAGAAAAACATGTCGCAGATGGACATTTAAAATCCGAGAGTTCAATCATACCAATCCGAATATTAGGAGTTCTTGAATGGTTAGGCTGTATCGGCATTATAATCCCGTGGCTTATAGATTTTGCACCGATACTGACACCTATGTCAGCAACGGGCTTTTGTTTAATTATGATAGCAGGTATGGTTGTTCATACTAAAAAACAAGAATACAAAATGCTCCCCATGTTGATTGTGGTTTTTATACTGTCAGCAATTGTGGCATACTTTAGGTTTACAGTATAG
- a CDS encoding DUF3408 domain-containing protein has protein sequence MKKQQKKVEVTVKVHQQVTYENVNYESLFLSDILMDKRGDKSIYVSSEHHTRLARIANVIGEDRIPLYALLDNILRHHFTLFEEMLVKEFNDKSKPLF, from the coding sequence ATGAAAAAGCAACAGAAAAAGGTTGAAGTTACTGTAAAAGTACATCAGCAGGTAACTTATGAAAATGTGAATTACGAATCACTTTTCCTGTCAGATATTTTGATGGATAAACGTGGCGATAAGAGCATCTATGTCAGCAGCGAGCATCATACCAGATTAGCCAGGATCGCCAATGTGATCGGTGAGGATAGAATACCGTTGTATGCGCTACTGGATAATATTTTGAGGCATCATTTCACGCTTTTTGAAGAAATGCTCGTCAAAGAGTTTAACGACAAATCTAAGCCACTTTTTTAA
- a CDS encoding helix-turn-helix domain-containing protein has product MDDILRIDTVSQHDAFYHKENLHPLVSIMDFDGRVPEIYASKMNFGFYAVYLKEVMCGDMKYGKHTYDYQDRTLVFVAPGQIINVDINKDYKPQGYALLFHPDLIRGTSLGRHIDEYTFFSYQSNEALHLSERERKIVLDCFDKVEYELERGMDKHSRMLIASNIELFLNYCVRFYERQFITRNEANNDILIQFEKLLGEYYQSEKPQTIGLLSVTYCAQQLNLSTNYFGDLIKKETGKTALEYIQLKIMALAKQKILDNKKTINEIAYELGFKYPAHFTRTFKKITGTTPIEYRSLN; this is encoded by the coding sequence ATGGACGATATTTTAAGAATTGATACGGTTAGCCAGCACGATGCTTTCTATCATAAGGAGAATTTACATCCGCTGGTAAGCATAATGGATTTTGACGGCAGAGTGCCGGAGATCTATGCTTCCAAAATGAATTTTGGTTTTTATGCGGTGTATTTAAAGGAGGTGATGTGCGGCGATATGAAATACGGGAAACATACCTATGACTATCAGGATAGGACATTGGTCTTTGTTGCTCCGGGGCAGATCATCAACGTGGATATCAACAAGGACTACAAACCGCAGGGCTACGCACTACTGTTCCATCCCGACCTGATACGTGGCACATCCCTGGGCAGGCATATAGATGAATATACGTTCTTTTCCTACCAGTCGAACGAAGCGTTGCATCTATCCGAAAGGGAAAGAAAGATTGTACTGGACTGTTTCGACAAAGTCGAGTACGAACTGGAACGGGGTATGGACAAGCATAGCAGGATGCTGATTGCTTCCAACATTGAACTGTTCCTGAATTACTGTGTACGGTTTTATGAACGCCAGTTCATTACACGTAATGAGGCAAACAATGATATTTTAATCCAGTTTGAAAAGCTGTTGGGTGAATATTATCAATCGGAGAAACCGCAGACAATAGGCTTGCTTTCTGTTACCTATTGTGCGCAGCAACTCAATCTTTCTACCAATTATTTCGGTGACCTGATAAAAAAGGAAACTGGCAAGACGGCTTTGGAATATATCCAATTGAAAATAATGGCTTTGGCTAAACAGAAGATACTGGACAATAAAAAGACCATAAATGAGATAGCCTATGAATTAGGTTTTAAGTATCCTGCCCACTTTACACGTACATTTAAAAAGATAACTGGAACAACGCCGATAGAATACAGGTCTTTGAATTGA
- the mobB gene encoding conjugal transfer protein MobB — MIAKIGRGSKIYGALLYNHNKVLRDNGQILHMNNMLETPDGNYTTGQLLASFVPNLAANKNTEKTAIHISINPDPHDIVSDDDFINIANEYMTRMGYGNQPYVVFKHNDIDRTHIHIVSTTVDENGIKISDVFEKKKSMEICRQIEKKYKLIPADQKISSDERFTFTPVDHNKGNIKSQIASIVRYLPAYYNFQNLGSYNALLSLFNITAEHIKKDYRGEIKEGLVYSAVDAGGTKIGNPFKASLFGKQAGLIALRSHFEKSKIVRPEIKEKTSLIISEALTITSNEKEFTTYLIEHGINTVIRRNEQERLYGITFIDHNTGHVFNGSHLGKQFSANVFQKLFADNKLSETPSNKRTTPPNHTNINTTSLKDELHPLFDFMINSGNLLSEWGLLDSLLLDGMYEDPEEQIFEFNMKKKKKRKRNLN; from the coding sequence ATGATCGCAAAAATAGGTCGTGGCTCAAAAATATATGGTGCATTGCTATATAATCATAACAAAGTTTTACGGGATAACGGTCAGATATTACACATGAACAATATGCTTGAAACGCCTGATGGAAACTATACGACAGGACAATTATTGGCTTCATTCGTCCCGAACCTTGCAGCAAATAAGAACACAGAAAAAACTGCAATCCATATTTCGATAAATCCAGATCCGCATGATATTGTATCGGATGACGACTTCATCAACATTGCAAATGAGTACATGACCAGAATGGGCTATGGCAATCAACCCTATGTGGTTTTTAAGCACAACGATATCGATAGAACACACATCCACATTGTATCAACAACAGTAGATGAAAACGGAATAAAAATATCTGATGTTTTTGAGAAGAAAAAATCAATGGAAATCTGCCGACAGATTGAAAAAAAATACAAATTAATTCCAGCAGATCAAAAGATAAGTTCTGATGAGCGTTTTACCTTTACCCCTGTCGATCATAACAAAGGAAATATTAAAAGTCAGATTGCGTCGATTGTACGTTACCTACCTGCCTATTATAACTTTCAAAACCTGGGCAGTTACAATGCTCTTCTTTCACTTTTCAATATTACCGCCGAACATATAAAAAAAGATTATAGAGGCGAGATCAAAGAAGGATTAGTTTATAGCGCTGTTGATGCTGGCGGAACTAAAATAGGTAATCCGTTTAAAGCATCCCTCTTCGGAAAACAGGCGGGCCTTATAGCCCTTCGATCACATTTTGAAAAGAGTAAAATAGTACGTCCCGAAATTAAAGAGAAAACCAGTCTGATTATTTCTGAGGCCTTAACAATAACCAGCAATGAAAAGGAGTTTACCACTTATTTAATAGAGCACGGAATAAATACAGTCATTAGAAGAAATGAACAGGAAAGATTGTATGGAATTACCTTTATAGATCACAATACCGGTCATGTATTCAACGGTTCACATTTGGGAAAACAATTCTCTGCTAACGTATTCCAAAAGCTTTTTGCCGACAACAAACTCAGTGAAACGCCTAGCAACAAACGAACCACGCCTCCAAATCACACGAATATAAATACGACATCTCTTAAAGATGAACTTCATCCGCTATTCGATTTTATGATAAACAGCGGAAATTTATTAAGTGAATGGGGATTGTTGGATTCACTTTTGCTAGATGGAATGTACGAAGATCCAGAGGAACAGATATTTGAGTTCAACATGAAAAAAAAGAAAAAAAGAAAGAGAAACCTAAATTAA
- a CDS encoding aldo/keto reductase: protein MSNEKEFQNNGNSNPSNRRDFLKSAALFGAAACVPTVLVSSCTGTEQKTASSNENQNKNNMPIITARRTLGKGTAAMEVSALGFGVMGMNYHRGAHPDEKAMIKLAHEVVERGVTLFDTAETYGPFINEELAGKALAGFKDKIAITTKFGFNYAGNKKNEMPAGPNSKPERIREMVEASLKRLNIDVIELLYQHRLDPNVPIEDVAGTVKDLIAEGKVKHFGMCEVGAETIRKAHAVQPVTAIQSEYHLMWREVEKEVLPVCEELGIGFVPYSPLNRGFLTGAINEYTNFSSGNDNRNILPRFTPEAIRSNLKIVEELNKFGRTRGITIAQVALGWLLQKAPFIVPIPGTTKLAHLEENLRTLDFSFSAQEWTELEAAVANITIVGDRYPASEQKQVQS, encoded by the coding sequence ATGAGTAACGAAAAAGAATTTCAGAATAACGGGAACAGCAACCCGTCCAACCGCCGGGATTTCTTAAAAAGTGCCGCTCTTTTCGGAGCGGCTGCCTGCGTTCCTACCGTATTGGTATCAAGCTGTACAGGTACAGAACAGAAAACAGCATCTTCAAACGAAAATCAAAACAAAAATAATATGCCTATTATTACCGCCCGCCGTACTTTGGGGAAAGGTACTGCCGCAATGGAAGTTTCGGCATTGGGCTTTGGTGTCATGGGAATGAATTACCATCGTGGCGCACATCCCGATGAAAAAGCCATGATAAAGCTGGCTCATGAAGTGGTGGAGCGTGGCGTTACCCTTTTTGACACGGCAGAAACCTATGGCCCATTCATCAACGAAGAACTGGCAGGTAAGGCTCTTGCCGGGTTTAAGGATAAGATTGCTATTACCACAAAATTCGGCTTCAACTATGCAGGAAACAAAAAGAACGAGATGCCTGCAGGCCCAAACAGTAAGCCCGAACGCATCCGTGAAATGGTGGAAGCATCATTGAAACGCCTGAATATTGATGTGATTGAATTATTGTACCAGCACCGTTTAGACCCCAACGTCCCCATTGAAGATGTGGCGGGAACGGTGAAAGACCTCATTGCCGAGGGAAAGGTAAAGCACTTTGGTATGTGCGAGGTCGGGGCAGAAACCATCCGCAAGGCACACGCCGTACAGCCCGTTACCGCCATACAGAGCGAATACCATCTGATGTGGCGTGAAGTGGAAAAAGAAGTACTGCCCGTGTGTGAGGAACTGGGTATTGGTTTTGTACCATACAGCCCATTAAACAGGGGTTTCCTTACAGGAGCCATCAATGAATACACCAATTTCAGTTCCGGCAACGACAACCGTAATATCCTGCCACGGTTTACCCCCGAAGCCATACGGTCAAACCTCAAAATTGTGGAAGAACTGAACAAATTCGGACGTACAAGAGGTATCACTATTGCGCAGGTAGCATTGGGATGGTTGCTGCAAAAAGCACCGTTCATCGTTCCCATTCCCGGAACGACTAAACTCGCCCATTTGGAGGAAAACCTAAGAACGTTGGATTTCAGTTTTAGCGCGCAGGAATGGACCGAACTGGAAGCAGCAGTAGCAAACATTACCATTGTTGGCGACCGTTATCCTGCTTCCGAGCAAAAACAGGTACAGAGTTAA
- a CDS encoding pyrroloquinoline quinone-dependent dehydrogenase: MKNRTIVKTTCGMLSLTALLALGGCGQSHNKDRTWSVYKADESSSNYSPLNKLTVENVGQLQHAWTFAMNDMQNGEQPGKSECNPIIVDGVMYASSANQWAYAIDAATGKQLWSYNPLDGKGTGEVNRGLTYWEDGNDKRILMSANNFLIALDAKTGKPIPEFGNNGKIDLKIGLRDADKNFYVSLTSPGGIYKNLIIIGCRVPDTYGSQPGYIRAYNCVTGKLEWTFHTVPNPGEPGHETWDPEAYKVVGGANNWAGLSIDNKRGMVFLSLGSASYDFWGADRKGDNLYSNCVLALDAATGKHIWHFQTVHHDMWDYDLPAPPALITINNNGKKTDAVAQITKQGFVFVLDRETGKSLFPIEERKVPVSNLPGEHSSPTQPFPLKPKPFARQHITEADLTNFSPEDHEALVKQFRSMRYEGLYTPPDLKGTIQLPGTRGGGEWGGAAYDPATNLLYVKSNDAPDLITITTGTKQPSEMDVQESSSQLTTADRSARPDQYVNSTGYKTWKDPSGNPAITPPWGTLSAINMATGDYAWQIPLGNDSLRQQKGAPETGQEGKAGPVVTAGGLIFISGTEDRKLRALDKATGKLLWQTTLPALANATACTYQVNGKQYVAISVGGTKDNPSGSIMAFAIP, translated from the coding sequence ATGAAAAATCGTACAATCGTTAAAACAACCTGTGGCATGCTGAGCCTAACGGCATTGCTGGCACTCGGAGGTTGCGGACAGTCGCACAACAAAGACCGTACATGGTCGGTCTACAAAGCGGATGAAAGCAGTTCCAATTATTCTCCCCTAAATAAGTTAACTGTTGAGAATGTAGGTCAGTTGCAGCACGCATGGACATTTGCTATGAACGACATGCAGAACGGTGAGCAGCCCGGCAAAAGCGAATGCAATCCCATTATTGTCGATGGTGTCATGTATGCCTCGTCAGCCAATCAATGGGCTTATGCCATAGATGCCGCAACCGGGAAACAGCTATGGTCTTATAACCCGTTGGACGGAAAGGGAACCGGGGAAGTGAACAGGGGGCTGACCTATTGGGAAGATGGCAATGACAAGCGCATACTGATGTCTGCAAACAATTTCCTGATCGCCCTTGATGCCAAAACCGGGAAGCCGATACCTGAATTTGGAAATAACGGTAAAATAGATTTAAAAATCGGGTTGCGTGATGCTGATAAGAATTTTTATGTATCACTCACATCACCCGGCGGCATTTATAAAAATCTTATTATCATAGGTTGCCGTGTACCCGATACTTACGGTTCCCAACCCGGTTACATTAGGGCTTATAACTGCGTTACGGGAAAATTGGAATGGACATTCCATACCGTCCCCAATCCTGGGGAACCGGGTCACGAGACCTGGGACCCCGAAGCCTATAAAGTTGTCGGGGGCGCAAACAACTGGGCAGGGCTTAGTATAGACAATAAACGTGGAATGGTATTTTTATCGCTGGGTTCAGCATCGTATGATTTTTGGGGAGCAGACAGAAAAGGCGACAATCTGTACAGCAATTGTGTCCTGGCATTGGATGCGGCAACCGGAAAACATATATGGCATTTTCAGACCGTCCATCACGATATGTGGGATTACGATTTGCCCGCACCTCCGGCATTGATAACGATAAATAATAATGGTAAGAAAACCGATGCTGTGGCACAGATTACCAAGCAGGGTTTTGTATTTGTATTGGACAGGGAAACGGGCAAATCGCTATTCCCGATTGAAGAGAGAAAAGTTCCGGTAAGCAATCTGCCCGGAGAACACTCTTCACCCACCCAGCCTTTTCCGCTAAAACCCAAACCGTTTGCAAGGCAGCATATCACAGAGGCAGACCTGACAAACTTTTCTCCCGAAGACCATGAGGCATTGGTAAAACAGTTCCGTTCGATGCGCTATGAGGGATTGTACACGCCACCTGACTTAAAAGGAACCATCCAGCTTCCGGGAACAAGGGGTGGCGGTGAATGGGGCGGTGCTGCCTACGACCCTGCTACCAATTTATTGTATGTCAAATCGAACGATGCGCCGGACTTGATTACCATCACCACCGGAACAAAACAGCCTTCGGAAATGGATGTTCAGGAAAGTTCCAGCCAACTGACAACCGCCGACAGAAGCGCACGTCCCGACCAGTATGTAAACAGTACAGGTTACAAAACGTGGAAAGACCCAAGCGGTAATCCGGCAATTACACCGCCGTGGGGAACGCTTAGTGCCATCAATATGGCTACCGGGGACTATGCGTGGCAGATACCGTTGGGCAATGACAGCCTGCGGCAACAAAAAGGCGCACCTGAAACCGGGCAAGAAGGAAAAGCTGGCCCTGTTGTAACGGCAGGTGGCTTGATTTTCATAAGCGGAACGGAAGACAGGAAACTGCGGGCTTTGGATAAGGCGACAGGGAAATTGCTTTGGCAGACTACGCTCCCTGCCCTTGCGAACGCTACGGCATGTACCTATCAGGTAAACGGCAAACAATACGTGGCAATTTCGGTGGGCGGAACCAAAGATAATCCTTCGGGTTCAATCATGGCGTTCGCAATACCTTAA
- a CDS encoding nucleotide-binding protein, with protein MEKKKETLKVSIYAQKGGVGKSTMTILLASVLHYRLGYNIVVLDCDFPQHSLLGMRERDKRSIMESDFHKKLAVKQFHSINKKAYPIIKCKAENALEKAFDYCETSSVRPDIIFFDLPGTANTQGVIGALKGMNYIFSPITADRLVVESTLAFSEVFLKLPAQNKNVIEQSLFLFWNQVDGREKTGLYDSYQTVIEGLSLKSMATRIMDSKRFRKEIDDTGSYVFKSTLLPADLQILKATRVDEFVKEFLKIIHI; from the coding sequence ATGGAAAAAAAGAAAGAAACCTTAAAGGTAAGCATTTATGCGCAAAAGGGCGGAGTTGGTAAATCGACAATGACGATTCTTCTTGCGAGCGTTTTGCATTATCGTCTTGGATATAATATCGTGGTACTGGATTGCGATTTTCCGCAGCACAGCCTTCTCGGTATGCGTGAAAGAGATAAGCGTAGCATTATGGAAAGTGATTTCCATAAAAAACTGGCTGTTAAACAATTCCATAGCATAAATAAGAAGGCTTATCCGATCATAAAGTGTAAGGCGGAAAATGCGCTTGAAAAAGCTTTTGATTATTGTGAGACAAGCTCTGTTAGGCCGGATATTATTTTTTTCGATCTCCCCGGAACTGCCAATACACAGGGCGTTATCGGTGCTTTAAAGGGCATGAACTACATTTTTTCGCCAATTACTGCAGACCGACTGGTCGTTGAGAGTACACTGGCATTCAGTGAGGTTTTCCTGAAACTTCCGGCGCAGAATAAAAATGTCATTGAGCAATCCTTATTCCTATTCTGGAACCAGGTTGACGGGAGGGAAAAGACAGGTCTTTATGATTCTTATCAAACTGTAATAGAGGGATTATCACTGAAGAGTATGGCAACAAGGATCATGGACAGTAAGCGGTTTCGGAAAGAAATTGATGACACAGGAAGCTATGTTTTCAAGTCCACACTGCTGCCTGCCGACTTACAGATTTTGAAAGCTACGCGTGTAGATGAATTTGTTAAAGAATTTTTAAAAATAATTCATATCTGA